A genomic window from Motacilla alba alba isolate MOTALB_02 unplaced genomic scaffold, Motacilla_alba_V1.0_pri HiC_scaffold_34, whole genome shotgun sequence includes:
- the GNL1 gene encoding guanine nucleotide-binding protein-like 1, protein MPRKLPFSAKRKKQQLRDRRERKRGDAPAGPAPGPGSRSGSRERGGDGPPGDPPPEPPRRHDPGRFRLQLGGPRGQALERSRRRAQEELLELLPESALELDPDSVYGPGLDFPRRPPWSFGMSPEELRAREEAAFGDFLRGLGDTGDTPGDITVDSAGDSRGLAPFEHNLETWRQLWRVLEMSDIVLIIADARHPALGVPPALAAHVTQDLGKGLILILNKVDLAPPAVAVAWSHLLRARHGAARVVPFSTAPGPAPGPGLQKRQKKRGGRWGRAVGPRLLLEACEEIVAGAVDLSSWRARLERAEQRPEDEEEEEEEEEPPAGDEDEEEEGAGPGGVAPPRQWERYRHGVLTLGCVGLPNAGKSSVLNAVLGRGAVGVSRAPGRTRYFQTHFLTASVRLCDCPGLVFPSRAPPELQVLAGVYPIAQLQDPYSAVGFLGSRLALPPLLQLRPPSGPGWTAWELCEAWAEKRGYKTARAARNDVARAANALLRLAAEGRLRLCLRPPGYCQQKEHWELHPDTAAMAAMTGGGAAAPPPPGAASSSEEDEGEESDEATPPPSPAPNPFALLGEDEC, encoded by the exons ATGCCCCGCAAGCTGCCGTTCAGCGCCAAGCGGAAAAAGCAACAGCTCCGGGACCGGCGGGAGCGGAAACGGGGCG ATGCCCcggccgggccggccccgggcCCCGGCAGCCGCAGCGGGAGCCGCGAGCGGGGCGGCGATGGCCCCCCCGGAGACccccccccagagcccccccggCGGCACGACCCCGGCAG GTTCCggctgcagctgggggggcCGCGGGGCCAGGCCCTGGAGCGGAGCCGGCGCCgggcccaggaggagctgctggagctgctgcccgaGAGCGCCCTGGAGCTGGACCCCGACAGCGTCTACGGGCCCG ggctggatttcCCCCGGCGCCCCCCCTGGAGCTTCGGGATGAGCCCCGAGGAGCTGCGGGCGCGGGAGGAGGCGGCGTTTGGGGACTTCCTGCGGGGGctgggggacaccggggacaccccCGGGGACATCACGGTGGACAGCGCGGGGGACAGCCGGGGCCTGGCGCCCTTCGAGCACAACCTGGAG ACGTGGCGGCAGCTGTGGCGGGTGCTGGAGATGTCCGACATCGTGCTGATCATCGCCGACGCCCGGCACCCG GCCCTGGGCGTGCCCCCCGCGCTGGCCGCCCACGTGACGCAGGACCTGGGCAAGGgtctcatcctcatcctcaaCAAGGTGGACCTGGCGCCGCCCGCCGTGGCCGTGGCCTGGAGCCACCTGCTGAGGGCTCGGCACGGCGCCGCCCGCGTGGTCCCGTTCAGcaccgcccccggccccgccccgggccccg ggctgcagaagaGGCAGAAGAAGAGGGGGGGGCGCTGGGGCCGCGCCGTGGGACCCCGACTGCTGCTGGAGGCCTGCGAGGAGATCGTGGCGGGGGCCG TGGACCTGAGCAGCTGGCGGGCGCGGCTGGAGCGGGCGGAGCAGCGCCccgaggatgaggaggaggaggaggaggaggaggagccccCGGCGGGggatgaagatgaggaggaggagggggcggggcctgggGGCGTGGCCCCGCCCCGGCAGTGGGAGCGCTACCGGCACGGCGTGCTGACCCTGGGCTGCGTCG GTCTGCCGAACGCGGGTAAGTCGTCGGTGCTGAACGCGGTGCTGGGCCGCGGCGCGGTGGGCGTGTCCCGCGCCCCCGGCCGCACCCGCTACTTCCAGACGCACTTCCTGACGGCCTCGGTGCGCCTGTGCGACTGCCCCGGGCTCGTCTTCCCCTCCCGCGCCCCGCCCGAGCTGCAG gtcctggcaggggtGTACCCCATCGCCCAGCTGCAGGACCCCTACTCGGCCGTGGGCTTTTTGGGGTCCCGCCTGGCCCTGCcccccctgctgcagctgcgCCCCCCCAGCGGCCCCGGCTGGACGGCCTGGGAGCTCTGCGAAG CCTGGGCGGAGAAGAGGGGCTACAAGACGGCGCGGGCGGCTCGCAACGACGTGGCGCGGGCGGCCAACGCGCTGCTGCGGCTGGCGGCCGAGGGCAGGCTGCGGCTGTGCCTGCGCCCCCCGGGCTACTGCCAGCAGAAAG AGCACTGGGAGCTCCACCCCGACACCGCGGCCATGGCGGCCATGACGGGGGGAGGggcggccgccccgcccccACCCGGCGCCGCCTCCAGCTCCGAGGAGGATGAGGGGGAGGAGTCAGACGAGGCCACGCCCCCTCCAAGCCCCGCCCCCAACCCCTTCGCGCTGCTGGGGGAGGACGAGTGCTGA
- the RPP21 gene encoding ribonuclease P protein subunit p21: protein MAAPVRDREALQRLSFLFQAAHWAASASPALSRFLLRTQRAAARRLVLRMAPSVKRRWCRRCCSLLAPGRGAGVRLRGRGQPRLVLRCLTCGHGRRYLCRPEPRPPGPRPPGQDTPTGQWGRGEEEKGRGQIQTWEHGRGQTK, encoded by the exons ATGGCGGCGCCCGTGCGGGACCGGGAGGCgctgcagaggctgagcttCCTCTTCCAG GCCGCTCACTGGGCCGCGTCGGCGTCCCCGGCGCTCTCGCGGTTCCTGCTGCGCACCCAGCGAGCGGCCGCGCGGCGCCTCGTGCTGCGCAT ggctccctcGGTCAAGCGCCGCTGGTGCCGCCGCTGCTGCTCGCTGCTggcgccgggccggggggcgggGGTGCGCCTGCGAG GGCGTGGCCAGCCCCGCCTCGTCCTGCGCTGCCTCACCTGCGGCCACGGGCGGCGCTACCTGTGCAGGCCGGAGCCACGCCCACCCGGGCCACGCCCACCCGGGCAGGACACGCCCACGGGTCAGTGGGGGCGGGGCGAGGAGGAAAAGGGGCGGGGCCAAATCCAAACATGGGAACATGGGCGTGGCCAAACCAAATAA
- the RNF39 gene encoding RING finger protein 39 — MSPSVRPRRGPLALLAAATACPRCGCPVRDPVLLPCEHRCCRRCLLAPEVSPMSPEVSPGVSPSPAGGPGWPRCPQCRRPCAPGRLRSAVALAVEARIARRLAGDGGDSGGDSAGDKGGDSAGTTRRRRRAGSCSLGAQLRADAAPPPPPRDPPAAPPPPQ; from the exons ATGTCCCCCTCGGTGCGGCCGCGTCGCGGTCCCCTGGCGCTGCTGGCCGCGGCCACCGCGTGTCCCCGCTGCGGGTGTCCGGTGCGGGACCCGGTGCTGCTGCCGTGCGAGCaccgctgctgccgccgctgcctGCTGGCCCCGGAggtgtccccgatgtccccggAGGTGTCCCCGGGGGTGTCCCCGAGCCCCGCGGGTGGCCCGGGCTGGCCGCGCTGTCCCCAGTGTCGCCGTCCCTGCGCTCCGGGCCGGCTGCGCTCGGCGGTGGCGCTGGCGGTGGAGGCGCGGATCGCGCGGCGCCTGGCGGGGGACGGCGGCGACAGCGGAGGGGACAGCGCGGGTGACAAAGGTGGCGACAGCGCGGGGACAACCAGGAGACGGCGCCGAGccgggagctgcag cctcGGGGCCCAGCTGCGAGCGGACgccgcccctcccccacccccgcGGGacccccccgccgcccctccccccccccaatAA